A stretch of Chitinophaga caeni DNA encodes these proteins:
- a CDS encoding glycoside hydrolase family 3 N-terminal domain-containing protein, which yields MIKYFLAIGLAASVFSTVAFPKKNKNQGERNVDRNGVNVSRYEDSAKLWVDSVFNSLTPEERIAQLIMIRVHSNLGQSHINSVVDDIVNNKIGGIVTFQGGPGRQANLVNYYQSISKVPLLVAVDGEWGLGMRLDSVMSFPRNMMLGAIQDSALVYEIGKAIGQQCVRMGIQYNFAPVLDVNNNRNNPVINDRSFGEDKYQVARLGIALIKGMQDQGIMACAKHFPGHGDTETDSHADLPVIRKSMKSLQNLELYPFQRAIDAGVASIMIAHLNVPAIDPTPNRPTSISYKTVTNLLQKKMGFDGLIVTDALEMKGISKYYKNGQESAQSLLAGNDLMELPSTAKGSISAIQAAIKSGKISQKEVDGRVKKVLYAKYKVGLSQRPAIDPVNLVEDLNKDIMPLRQRISEEAVTLLNNDAQLLPYSSDDDSTRIAVITVGGEEENDFVKTLRSFNPKIDSYVFAANQSASAIAATVKKLKDNYESVIVGVQNYSRRPARNYGLSNSERMLVNKIQHEMPAVIVMFGNPYAIQYFCDANTMIAAYEDDSTTQKVTANIIFGRLKPKGKLPVTVCENFKFGTGLSLEPRKPYELPVARPGDVGMDGTILLRIDSLAYDMIEKGAAPGCEVVALKDGKMVYNKNFGYYDYNNHEPVTNRSIYDLASVTKVCATTVSVMRLYDQKKIKLDATLGTYLPWVRGTNKARLKIRDILLHQAGLVAYIPFYREVLYSNGYPDSILFSHEEDSIHTVRVAEDLYMKQEYIDTMFDEILASRLGPRNKYVYSDNDFIFLGKIVEQVTGKPLEEYVKETFYDPLNMHTTGFHPRERFPLKDLVPTERENIFRLQWIRGDVHDPGAAMFGGVAGHAGLFSNAKDLAILLQMLLNGGELNGQRFIKENTIKQFTAYKSKYSRRGLGFDKPENDRRKSWYGEYPCKSASPLVFGHTGFTGTCIWVDPKYNLVFVFLSNRVCPNGGDNHQLSRMNVRENMMEVLYQSMGISHSF from the coding sequence ATGATAAAATATTTTCTGGCAATTGGATTGGCTGCCTCTGTTTTTTCAACGGTAGCATTCCCCAAGAAGAATAAAAATCAAGGGGAGAGAAATGTGGATCGCAATGGTGTAAATGTATCCAGGTACGAGGATAGCGCTAAATTATGGGTGGACTCCGTTTTTAATTCCCTTACGCCAGAAGAAAGGATCGCACAGTTGATCATGATACGCGTGCACTCGAATCTAGGGCAAAGCCATATCAATAGCGTAGTGGATGATATCGTTAATAATAAGATCGGCGGTATCGTTACATTCCAAGGTGGACCAGGAAGGCAGGCTAACCTCGTTAATTATTATCAATCTATATCTAAAGTACCTTTACTGGTTGCAGTTGACGGGGAGTGGGGGCTCGGTATGAGGCTTGATAGCGTCATGAGCTTTCCCCGTAACATGATGCTTGGCGCTATACAGGATAGCGCATTGGTTTATGAAATTGGTAAAGCCATCGGTCAACAATGCGTTAGGATGGGGATTCAATACAACTTTGCCCCCGTTCTCGATGTCAATAATAACCGTAACAACCCCGTCATCAACGATCGCTCCTTCGGTGAAGATAAATACCAGGTAGCCCGCTTAGGCATCGCGCTAATTAAAGGGATGCAGGATCAAGGTATCATGGCTTGCGCCAAACACTTTCCCGGCCATGGAGATACGGAAACAGATAGTCATGCCGACTTGCCGGTGATCAGGAAGTCGATGAAGTCGTTACAAAACTTGGAACTATACCCGTTTCAAAGAGCCATCGATGCAGGCGTAGCTTCTATCATGATCGCGCATTTGAATGTGCCGGCTATTGACCCGACCCCTAATAGGCCCACTTCTATCTCGTATAAAACGGTTACCAACTTGTTGCAAAAGAAGATGGGCTTCGACGGATTGATCGTAACTGATGCCTTGGAAATGAAAGGCATCTCCAAGTATTATAAAAATGGGCAGGAATCGGCTCAATCATTGCTTGCCGGTAATGATTTAATGGAATTGCCTTCTACGGCAAAAGGTAGTATTAGCGCTATTCAAGCTGCTATCAAATCCGGGAAGATCTCGCAGAAAGAAGTTGACGGAAGGGTGAAGAAAGTTTTATATGCCAAGTACAAGGTGGGCCTTTCGCAAAGACCGGCCATCGATCCTGTAAACTTGGTTGAAGATTTGAACAAGGATATAATGCCACTCCGCCAAAGAATATCCGAAGAGGCAGTAACCCTTTTAAATAACGATGCCCAGCTATTGCCTTATAGCTCGGATGACGACAGTACCAGGATTGCTGTAATTACCGTTGGAGGTGAAGAAGAAAACGATTTCGTGAAGACCCTGCGATCCTTTAACCCTAAAATCGATTCTTATGTATTCGCTGCTAATCAATCTGCATCAGCTATCGCGGCAACGGTGAAAAAATTAAAAGACAATTACGAATCTGTGATTGTCGGCGTGCAAAACTATAGCAGGAGGCCTGCACGCAACTATGGGTTGAGTAACTCTGAAAGGATGTTGGTCAACAAGATCCAGCATGAAATGCCTGCCGTAATTGTCATGTTCGGAAATCCTTACGCTATTCAATATTTCTGCGATGCCAATACGATGATCGCGGCTTATGAAGATGATTCCACGACGCAAAAAGTAACGGCAAACATCATATTCGGTAGGTTGAAACCTAAAGGGAAATTGCCGGTTACGGTTTGCGAAAATTTTAAATTTGGAACGGGTCTTAGCTTGGAACCGCGCAAACCTTACGAGTTGCCGGTAGCTAGGCCTGGAGATGTTGGAATGGACGGCACTATATTGTTGAGAATTGATTCCCTGGCTTATGATATGATTGAAAAGGGCGCAGCTCCCGGCTGTGAAGTGGTCGCTTTGAAGGATGGGAAGATGGTCTATAATAAGAACTTCGGCTATTATGATTATAACAACCATGAACCTGTTACGAACCGCTCTATTTACGACCTGGCTTCGGTAACCAAAGTTTGTGCTACGACCGTTTCGGTTATGCGTTTATACGATCAAAAAAAAATTAAACTTGACGCCACGCTCGGCACTTATTTGCCATGGGTGAGAGGCACAAACAAAGCCCGGCTGAAAATCAGGGATATCCTGTTGCACCAGGCGGGCTTGGTCGCATATATACCTTTTTACCGCGAAGTTCTGTACAGCAATGGTTACCCCGATTCTATCCTGTTTAGCCATGAAGAAGACAGTATTCATACGGTAAGGGTCGCTGAAGATCTTTATATGAAGCAGGAATATATCGATACGATGTTCGATGAAATTTTAGCTAGCAGGTTGGGTCCCAGGAATAAATATGTTTACAGTGACAACGATTTTATTTTCCTTGGCAAAATAGTGGAACAGGTTACGGGTAAGCCACTGGAAGAATATGTAAAGGAAACGTTTTACGACCCTTTGAATATGCATACCACGGGCTTCCACCCGCGTGAACGCTTTCCCTTAAAGGACCTGGTGCCTACCGAAAGGGAGAATATTTTCCGCTTACAGTGGATCAGGGGTGATGTACATGATCCCGGTGCTGCAATGTTTGGTGGTGTTGCCGGTCATGCAGGGCTTTTTTCAAATGCAAAGGATCTGGCAATTTTATTACAGATGTTGCTGAACGGCGGCGAATTAAATGGCCAAAGATTTATCAAGGAAAACACGATCAAGCAATTTACTGCATATAAAAGTAAATATAGCCGCAGGGGTTTGGGCTTCGATAAACCTGAAAATGACAGGCGCAAATCCTGGTATGGCGAATATCCTTGCAAAAGTGCTTCCCCATTGGTTTTCGGCCATACGGGTTTTACAGGAACCTGTATTTGGGTAGACCCGAAGTATAACCTCGTGTTTGTATTCTTAAGTAATAGGGTTTGCCCTAACGGCGGCGATAACCACCAGCTTTCCCGGATGAACGTGAGGGAAAATATGATGGAAGTTTTATATCAATCCATGGGGATTAGCCACTCCTTTTAA
- a CDS encoding alkaline phosphatase family protein, with product MFSRKISRILLATAATVMAGCAGSHKTQQSGSKGLSGLKGIENVKHVVVIYMENHSFDNLYGQFEGAEGLANASKESVTQVDRKGAPYKFLPPVPRSSEFPTNIPNNYFNIDQYISSDKETPDVVHRYYQEQAQINNGKMNKFAAYNSTAGFAMGYYKTSLLPLYPVAKEFTLCDHFFHSAFGSSFLNHQWLIAAATPYFENAPKEMRAVLDENGKYKRDGSVTPDGYAVNTVYSVNQPHPSGARKSHLVPNQTNPTIGDRLSEKNISWAWYSGGWDDAMADNADEFFQYHHQPFIYFKNFADGTAAKKEHLKDEKDFLKAAEEGTLPAVSFVKPLGFQNEHPGYSNVITGENHALELINAVRNGPNWKDAVVILTYDENGGFWDHVAPPVIDKWGPGSRIPAIIISPFAKKGYVDHTQYETVSILAFIEKRWGLRPLNSRDGNANPLQGAFEFK from the coding sequence ATGTTCAGCAGGAAAATTTCAAGAATCTTATTAGCAACTGCGGCCACCGTTATGGCCGGTTGTGCAGGAAGCCACAAAACACAGCAATCTGGCAGCAAGGGACTATCCGGCCTGAAAGGAATAGAGAACGTTAAACATGTTGTGGTAATTTACATGGAAAACCACAGCTTTGATAATCTCTACGGCCAATTTGAAGGTGCGGAAGGTTTGGCTAATGCTTCGAAAGAATCGGTAACGCAAGTCGACAGGAAAGGTGCGCCTTATAAGTTTCTCCCGCCGGTGCCACGTTCCAGCGAGTTTCCGACCAACATCCCGAATAATTATTTCAACATCGACCAATACATTTCTTCCGATAAAGAAACGCCGGATGTAGTGCACCGCTATTACCAAGAGCAAGCACAGATCAACAACGGTAAAATGAATAAATTTGCCGCGTATAACAGTACTGCCGGTTTTGCCATGGGATATTATAAAACCTCCTTATTGCCTCTATATCCCGTTGCAAAAGAATTTACGCTATGCGATCATTTTTTTCATAGCGCTTTCGGTAGTTCCTTCTTAAATCATCAATGGCTCATCGCGGCGGCTACACCTTATTTTGAAAATGCTCCCAAAGAAATGAGAGCTGTATTGGATGAGAACGGTAAATATAAAAGAGATGGCTCCGTAACTCCCGATGGCTACGCTGTAAATACGGTTTATTCCGTGAATCAGCCGCATCCGTCCGGCGCTAGAAAATCTCACCTGGTTCCCAATCAGACGAATCCAACAATCGGGGATCGCCTGAGTGAGAAGAACATTTCCTGGGCTTGGTATTCTGGTGGATGGGATGATGCGATGGCCGACAATGCAGATGAATTTTTCCAATACCATCACCAGCCGTTTATATATTTTAAAAATTTTGCCGACGGAACCGCTGCTAAAAAGGAACATCTGAAAGATGAGAAGGATTTTTTGAAAGCCGCGGAAGAAGGCACTTTGCCTGCCGTTTCTTTTGTTAAACCATTGGGTTTCCAGAATGAACACCCCGGCTACTCGAATGTTATTACGGGTGAAAATCATGCCTTGGAACTGATCAACGCCGTGCGTAATGGCCCTAACTGGAAAGATGCCGTTGTAATTCTTACGTATGATGAAAACGGTGGTTTTTGGGATCACGTAGCTCCGCCGGTAATTGACAAATGGGGGCCCGGAAGCCGTATTCCGGCTATCATTATCTCTCCCTTTGCCAAGAAAGGTTACGTGGATCATACGCAATATGAAACTGTGAGTATCCTGGCTTTTATCGAAAAACGTTGGGGATTGAGACCTCTGAATAGCAGGGATGGAAATGCCAATCCATTGCAAGGGGCTTTCGAGTTTAAATAA
- a CDS encoding cytochrome-c peroxidase, translated as MKYVRIAIVFVSMLGMVWLLSSFGRNKNGSAEREITSLICGNIDVFTGFIKDSLQPAIQSGNEQMLQSSFLNARKYYKKIEWATEYFAFTSAKFINGAPKAEAELTGRMIQRPTGLQVMEEYIFPDFDTTSREILLQQSGIILEKLSVFKTYFSGIPLAAWQIIDGAKQEVFRIETLGITGYDNPLSKNSMEECATALQALVPVLKYYSAGQDNVLGLLQENISFLRSATDFNSFDRARYIREFANPLSTAIEQLRRGLDFQGYHYNRLLKQDAFTLFDINAFDADAYSPFLEQEHKREKAELGKALFRDPAFSANRSISCASCHQPEKSFAENLPKHPDVSGTGLIDRNVPSLLNAALQPQLFYDQRAETLEDQVSDVVHNPKEMGGSIRLALKHFGETGKYQQLFAAAFPGMVKPDSAAITEALAAYVRSLVKLDSRFDEYMQGKDGALSKSEVNGFNLFMGKANCGSCHFMPLFNGVLPPKYITQDAEIIGVPVKKGSKAIDPDRGLFNYLLGYRYFDSSRLSEFDHAFKTVTVRNVTKTAPYMHNGVYETLDDVMDFYNEGGGTGNGLVLSNQSLSEQKLALSPEEIQDIIAFMKSLDSK; from the coding sequence GTGAAGTACGTTAGGATAGCAATAGTATTCGTGTCGATGCTAGGGATGGTTTGGTTGCTATCCTCCTTCGGGAGAAATAAAAACGGGTCCGCAGAAAGGGAGATCACAAGTTTGATCTGTGGAAATATTGATGTGTTCACAGGTTTTATCAAGGATTCGTTGCAACCCGCGATTCAATCCGGTAATGAGCAAATGCTGCAATCTTCCTTTTTGAATGCTAGGAAGTATTATAAAAAGATAGAGTGGGCAACGGAGTACTTTGCTTTCACCTCCGCGAAATTTATCAATGGTGCACCCAAAGCGGAAGCAGAACTTACCGGCAGGATGATACAACGACCTACAGGATTACAGGTAATGGAAGAATATATCTTTCCTGATTTCGATACTACTTCCCGCGAGATTTTACTCCAACAATCGGGCATTATACTTGAAAAATTATCAGTATTTAAAACCTATTTCTCGGGTATCCCCCTGGCCGCTTGGCAAATAATAGATGGGGCTAAGCAGGAAGTTTTCAGGATAGAAACCCTGGGAATTACAGGTTATGATAATCCCCTCAGCAAAAATAGCATGGAAGAGTGCGCCACTGCGCTGCAAGCGCTGGTTCCGGTATTAAAATACTATTCCGCCGGGCAGGATAATGTTCTCGGGCTGTTGCAGGAAAATATCTCGTTCTTACGCTCGGCTACCGATTTTAATAGTTTCGACCGGGCCAGGTATATCCGGGAGTTTGCCAACCCTTTATCTACGGCGATAGAACAATTGAGAAGAGGGTTGGATTTCCAGGGATATCATTATAATCGGTTGCTCAAACAGGATGCGTTCACTTTATTCGATATCAATGCTTTCGATGCGGATGCTTATTCGCCTTTCTTGGAGCAGGAACATAAACGGGAAAAAGCGGAACTGGGTAAAGCGCTTTTCAGGGATCCCGCTTTTTCTGCTAACAGGAGCATCAGTTGTGCATCCTGCCATCAACCGGAAAAATCGTTCGCAGAAAATCTTCCCAAACATCCTGATGTAAGTGGTACCGGTTTGATCGATAGGAACGTTCCTTCCTTGTTGAATGCCGCATTGCAGCCCCAGTTATTTTATGATCAACGGGCGGAAACCCTGGAAGACCAGGTAAGCGATGTGGTGCATAATCCGAAAGAAATGGGAGGATCGATCCGGCTTGCGTTAAAACATTTCGGGGAAACGGGTAAATACCAACAACTGTTCGCCGCGGCATTTCCAGGTATGGTTAAACCCGATTCTGCTGCTATTACCGAAGCATTAGCCGCTTACGTTAGGAGCCTTGTAAAGCTGGACAGCCGTTTTGATGAATATATGCAGGGAAAAGACGGCGCCTTATCAAAAAGTGAGGTCAACGGCTTCAACCTGTTCATGGGCAAAGCGAATTGTGGCAGTTGTCACTTTATGCCCTTATTTAATGGTGTGCTGCCCCCGAAATACATTACCCAGGATGCTGAAATAATCGGTGTCCCGGTAAAAAAGGGTAGCAAGGCGATAGACCCCGACAGGGGACTGTTTAACTACCTGCTTGGGTATCGATATTTTGATAGTAGCCGGTTATCAGAATTTGATCATGCCTTTAAAACCGTGACCGTCAGAAACGTTACGAAAACGGCGCCGTATATGCACAATGGCGTGTATGAAACATTGGATGATGTCATGGATTTTTATAATGAAGGAGGTGGTACCGGCAATGGTTTAGTATTATCGAACCAAAGCCTGAGCGAACAAAAGCTTGCACTCAGCCCCGAAGAAATTCAAGATATCATAGCCTTTATGAAATCTTTGGACAGTAAATAA
- a CDS encoding right-handed parallel beta-helix repeat-containing protein: protein MMRKTPLLLIFISFFSAGLLAQEHKIYISPTGNDHQKGDMYHPLQSITAALERVKAPGQGRYDHGVTIILKDGTYYLDKAITIDNRAQGITIKAEHEGRATLSAGIPLQLTWELYRDGIWKAAIKQGITEIPSLYGNDSLLTLARYPNYQAGILPFGGYDKDALSSQKIKTWKDPGGAYLHALHSGRWGGMHFEITGKVTDTSVSMIGGWQNNRPSKPHPLFRYVENIKEELDVPGEWFFDKNESMLYYIPKQGENIHNIHFIAGHLESCLHLEGTGAQPLSNIHIEGIQFKHTVPTFMKTEEPLMRSDWKVYRQAAIYISHTQNVLIANNAFSMLGGNGIFVSYKNKNVVIKDNLLEKLGASAILFVGGPDAVYNPLYNYGDTVNSSLINRTPGPKNDNYPVDCIASGNLIHDIGLIEKQSAGVQIQIASRISVLHNSIYDVPRAGINIGDGAFGGHDIAYNDVFNTVLETSDHGAFNSWGRDRYWQANRAKMNALVAAEPGLILLDAYQVTKIHDNRFQCEHGWDIDLDDGSSNYNIYNNLCLSGGIKLREGFHRKVRNNILVNNSLHPHVWFKHSEDTVQNNVLMTAFSPIQVADFGDQVDNNVFITEKSLQKNQALGIDNHSVFAALRFKAPAELDYTITNIDAAKGKFSNIPMQQFGVTKTFLKNLALKPSTPLLISQEVEDKQKVIHWGKYQIKNITTLGEQSATGLADMNGVLIIKAPQQNGNYKTLQVNDVILKLDHEPVQNVEDLLMIERKHRWKGHHQFTVWRDQKEILVTN, encoded by the coding sequence ATGATGCGTAAGACTCCTTTGCTACTCATATTCATTTCATTTTTTTCTGCCGGCTTATTGGCCCAGGAACATAAAATATATATTTCTCCCACCGGAAATGATCATCAAAAAGGAGATATGTATCATCCTTTACAAAGTATTACCGCCGCGTTAGAACGGGTCAAAGCACCGGGGCAGGGACGATATGATCACGGGGTAACAATCATTCTGAAAGATGGAACTTATTACCTGGATAAGGCCATCACGATAGATAATAGGGCACAGGGAATAACAATTAAAGCCGAGCATGAAGGACGAGCAACTTTAAGTGCGGGCATTCCCCTACAATTAACCTGGGAATTGTACCGTGACGGCATATGGAAAGCGGCAATAAAACAAGGAATAACCGAAATACCCAGTCTTTATGGTAATGATAGTTTATTGACCCTTGCAAGATATCCCAACTATCAAGCGGGCATATTGCCCTTCGGTGGATATGATAAAGATGCCCTTTCTTCACAAAAGATAAAAACATGGAAAGACCCCGGCGGTGCTTATTTGCATGCTTTACATTCAGGAAGGTGGGGCGGTATGCATTTCGAAATAACAGGTAAAGTTACCGACACCTCGGTTTCCATGATCGGCGGATGGCAAAATAATCGCCCCAGCAAACCGCATCCGTTGTTCCGTTATGTTGAAAACATCAAAGAGGAGCTGGATGTACCGGGTGAATGGTTTTTTGATAAAAATGAAAGCATGCTTTATTACATCCCGAAGCAGGGCGAAAATATCCATAACATCCATTTCATCGCCGGGCATTTGGAAAGCTGCTTACATCTCGAAGGAACAGGGGCGCAGCCGCTTAGCAATATTCATATTGAAGGTATTCAATTCAAACATACCGTTCCAACTTTCATGAAAACGGAAGAACCGTTGATGAGAAGTGATTGGAAGGTATACCGGCAGGCAGCCATTTACATTTCCCATACCCAAAATGTATTGATCGCTAATAACGCTTTCAGCATGTTGGGCGGAAATGGCATCTTCGTCAGTTATAAGAATAAAAATGTTGTTATTAAAGATAACCTGTTAGAAAAATTAGGCGCATCGGCTATCTTGTTTGTCGGCGGTCCGGATGCGGTATATAATCCTTTATATAATTACGGTGATACGGTCAACAGCTCATTGATTAACCGGACACCGGGTCCTAAAAATGACAATTATCCCGTTGATTGCATTGCCTCCGGTAATTTAATCCATGATATCGGCTTAATAGAAAAACAATCGGCGGGAGTGCAGATACAAATTGCTTCCCGTATCAGCGTATTACACAATAGTATCTATGATGTTCCGAGAGCCGGTATTAACATTGGTGACGGGGCTTTTGGTGGTCATGACATTGCTTATAACGATGTATTTAACACCGTGTTGGAAACTTCCGATCACGGTGCCTTCAACTCTTGGGGCAGGGATCGTTATTGGCAAGCGAACCGCGCCAAAATGAATGCCTTGGTCGCTGCCGAACCGGGTTTAATATTGCTGGATGCATACCAGGTTACCAAAATTCACGATAACCGCTTCCAATGCGAACATGGTTGGGACATTGATCTTGATGACGGCTCTTCAAACTATAATATTTACAACAACCTCTGCCTAAGCGGCGGCATTAAGCTCCGTGAAGGATTCCATAGAAAGGTTCGGAACAATATACTTGTTAATAATTCCCTACATCCGCATGTATGGTTTAAACATTCCGAAGACACGGTACAAAACAATGTCTTGATGACCGCATTCAGCCCGATACAAGTGGCCGACTTTGGCGATCAGGTAGATAATAATGTTTTTATAACCGAGAAAAGTTTACAAAAAAATCAAGCGCTGGGAATAGATAACCACTCGGTTTTTGCAGCATTGAGGTTCAAAGCACCCGCTGAATTGGACTATACAATCACAAATATTGATGCGGCAAAAGGCAAGTTCAGCAATATACCGATGCAGCAATTCGGCGTTACAAAAACGTTTTTAAAGAATTTGGCACTAAAGCCTTCAACTCCGCTGCTCATTTCTCAAGAAGTCGAGGATAAACAAAAGGTTATTCATTGGGGCAAGTATCAAATTAAGAATATTACTACGCTCGGGGAACAGTCTGCCACGGGCTTAGCAGATATGAACGGCGTATTAATTATAAAAGCGCCCCAACAGAATGGCAATTACAAAACATTACAGGTAAACGATGTTATCCTGAAACTCGACCATGAACCTGTACAAAATGTTGAAGACCTCTTGATGATCGAAAGGAAACATCGATGGAAGGGCCATCATCAATTCACCGTGTGGAGAGACCAAAAAGAAATTTTGGTTACAAATTAA
- a CDS encoding 6-bladed beta-propeller has protein sequence MKCIKYIVLLITYGTSFLHRLKSWNFFVISICFLFYSSCNIHTEQLNTEGFSDSLTVSINLKDTSINTTGELFDSIEYIFLESSTEESIFSNIDKIEITDNYYIILDTRTNKLLFFNKDGRFSHSLPQVLANGDSIFTTLSDFTVNENKEEILIYDSGIAFDGVIKTDFHGTYKLASRTPMSFNEFALGEGGMFYYKRYSSKYYKSVESNNENHLLYYVSDSSSIKYLYFSYDSKIINGRDMYDLDHMFTRSGNKVYFQRPFDYSVYEFNMNGTKSLRIDFLFPNYSKFPEDFLRNNKYLGNRISEFKAPSNKLKIWTISSYHRVLNSIIFNINIVGSKDFSFLYNLKNKKYYNIENIYSSSISNWMPFFEDRIIAADNKSYYSYITPKLMLQAYRTLGDRHLKNSPFILKKIKELTIFSNPILVRLEPRSN, from the coding sequence ATGAAATGTATAAAATACATTGTTTTGTTGATTACATATGGTACTAGTTTCTTACACAGATTAAAGAGTTGGAATTTCTTCGTAATTAGTATTTGCTTCCTTTTTTATTCTTCCTGTAATATACATACCGAGCAACTTAATACTGAGGGCTTTAGCGACAGTCTGACTGTTTCTATTAATCTCAAAGATACTTCAATTAACACGACTGGAGAACTTTTTGACTCTATTGAATACATTTTTTTAGAATCAAGTACTGAAGAAAGTATATTTTCTAATATCGATAAAATTGAAATAACTGATAATTATTATATAATACTTGACACGAGAACTAATAAACTTCTTTTTTTTAATAAAGATGGGAGATTTTCTCACAGTCTACCACAAGTTTTGGCAAATGGAGATTCGATATTTACTACATTAAGCGACTTTACTGTAAATGAAAATAAGGAAGAAATTTTGATTTATGATAGTGGAATAGCTTTTGATGGAGTTATCAAAACTGATTTTCACGGCACTTATAAGTTGGCAAGTAGAACTCCAATGTCGTTTAATGAATTTGCTTTGGGTGAGGGTGGCATGTTTTATTACAAAAGGTATTCTTCAAAATATTATAAGAGTGTAGAAAGTAATAATGAGAATCATCTTTTATATTATGTTTCCGATTCAAGTAGTATAAAGTATTTATATTTTTCTTACGATTCAAAGATTATCAATGGAAGAGACATGTATGATTTAGATCATATGTTTACGCGGTCAGGCAATAAGGTATATTTCCAAAGGCCTTTTGATTATTCAGTGTATGAATTTAATATGAATGGGACTAAATCATTAAGGATTGATTTCCTTTTCCCCAATTATTCCAAATTTCCTGAAGATTTCCTGAGGAATAATAAATACTTGGGTAATAGGATATCTGAATTTAAGGCTCCATCGAATAAACTTAAAATTTGGACAATATCTAGTTATCACAGGGTTTTAAATAGTATCATTTTTAACATAAATATTGTTGGCAGTAAAGATTTTTCTTTCTTATATAATCTTAAAAATAAAAAGTACTATAATATTGAGAATATTTACTCTTCTAGTATTTCGAATTGGATGCCCTTTTTTGAAGATAGGATAATCGCTGCTGATAATAAATCGTATTACAGCTATATTACTCCCAAGCTAATGTTGCAAGCTTATAGGACTCTCGGTGATAGACATTTAAAAAATAGCCCTTTTATTTTGAAGAAAATAAAGGAATTAACCATTTTTAGTAACCCTATCCTAGTTAGACTCGAGCCAAGATCAAACTAG